From a region of the Spirochaetota bacterium genome:
- the hypB gene encoding hydrogenase nickel incorporation protein HypB: MEIKILKDILELNKNAAAEVKDLLKRKKVYMIDMMSSPGSGKTTLNDKLIGALKKKYRIAVIEGDIKTTKDAERLAAHNIPIFQIETDRFGGDCHLESTWIKKCLDQFDLDNLDLVIIENIGNLVCPAEFQLGDDERIVVLSVTEGEDKPAKYPLMFNTSDTMVLNKVDLLPHLDYSMDELMDNIKKVNPTINIFQVSAKTGAGMEPLLKHISDNIERKIR, encoded by the coding sequence ATGGAAATAAAAATCCTGAAAGACATACTTGAATTAAATAAAAATGCCGCAGCCGAGGTCAAGGACCTCCTGAAACGGAAAAAGGTCTACATGATCGACATGATGAGCTCGCCGGGATCGGGCAAGACCACCCTGAACGACAAGCTCATCGGCGCCCTGAAAAAGAAATACCGCATCGCTGTCATCGAGGGCGACATCAAGACCACCAAGGACGCCGAGCGCCTCGCCGCCCACAACATTCCCATCTTCCAGATCGAGACGGACCGTTTCGGCGGCGACTGCCACCTGGAGAGCACCTGGATCAAAAAATGCCTCGACCAGTTCGACCTGGACAACCTGGACCTGGTCATTATCGAGAACATAGGCAACCTGGTCTGTCCCGCCGAATTCCAGCTGGGCGACGACGAGCGGATCGTGGTCCTCAGCGTCACCGAGGGCGAGGACAAGCCGGCCAAGTATCCCCTCATGTTCAACACCTCAGACACCATGGTGCTGAACAAGGTCGACCTGCTCCCCCATCTCGATTACAGCATGGACGAGCTGATGGACAACATCAAAAAGGTGAACCCTACTATCAATATTTTCCAGGTCAGCGCCAAGACCGGGGCCGGCATGGAGCCGCTGCTGAAGCATATCAGCGACAATATCGAAAGGAAAATACGCTAA
- a CDS encoding MBOAT family protein, whose translation MGFTSIIFLFYFLPLVLLLFFSVPGKLKFPLILGVSYLFYLWGSPTGVVVLLLATVMDYLFGNAIHGAGDQKRKKLLIAVSVTLNILVLVYFKYTNFFIGEINRLLGSLDMATISWKVVIFPVGISFITFHRISYLVDIYYGKAAPARNIFEYALYLVMFPKVTMGPIVPYRDIAEQIKKPQFTFEDIFEGSIRICIGIAKKVLLADPMGNVVNGIFSMDISSLTVGYAWLGVVSHSFQIYFDFAGYTDIAIGIGRMMGFTLPENFYRPYCVGNFTEHWKRWHISMVKWFREYLYISLGGNRVSKLNTYRNLWAVFILSGFWHGANWTYLAWGIYNGLFIFLERIFLLKILKRLPMPLQVLQFYMVLLVGHALFRCTTITEAFRYIHRMFDVTAIGAIKSPVLLTNLIGNRELFVFFVCVVICFFPERYLDKIRELVATRLSERSVTGLKIAGACVLVVFSLMAMINNSFSPFIYFRF comes from the coding sequence ATGGGATTTACCTCTATAATTTTCCTCTTCTATTTTCTTCCGCTGGTGCTGCTGCTGTTTTTTTCAGTGCCGGGAAAGCTCAAGTTCCCCCTCATCCTCGGGGTGAGCTACCTGTTTTACCTCTGGGGGTCCCCCACCGGGGTCGTGGTCCTGCTTTTAGCGACGGTCATGGACTACCTCTTCGGAAATGCCATCCACGGCGCCGGCGACCAAAAGAGGAAAAAACTGCTCATAGCCGTCTCGGTGACTCTCAACATCCTGGTCCTGGTCTATTTCAAGTATACCAATTTCTTCATCGGCGAGATCAACCGCCTCCTGGGAAGCCTCGACATGGCGACCATCTCCTGGAAGGTCGTCATCTTTCCCGTGGGGATATCCTTTATCACCTTCCACAGGATAAGCTACCTGGTGGACATCTATTACGGCAAGGCGGCGCCGGCGAGGAATATTTTCGAATATGCCCTCTACCTGGTAATGTTCCCCAAGGTCACGATGGGCCCCATCGTCCCTTACCGCGACATCGCGGAACAGATAAAGAAGCCGCAGTTCACCTTCGAGGACATCTTCGAGGGAAGCATCCGCATCTGCATCGGCATCGCCAAGAAGGTGCTCCTGGCCGATCCGATGGGCAACGTGGTGAACGGGATCTTCAGCATGGACATTTCCTCCCTGACCGTGGGATACGCCTGGCTCGGCGTCGTATCCCACAGCTTCCAGATCTATTTCGATTTCGCAGGATACACGGACATAGCCATCGGCATCGGGCGCATGATGGGGTTCACCCTCCCGGAAAACTTCTATCGGCCCTACTGCGTCGGCAATTTCACGGAGCACTGGAAGCGCTGGCACATCTCCATGGTCAAGTGGTTCAGGGAATACCTTTACATCTCCCTGGGGGGCAATCGCGTCAGCAAACTGAACACCTACCGCAACCTCTGGGCTGTGTTCATCCTCTCCGGTTTCTGGCACGGCGCCAACTGGACATACCTGGCCTGGGGCATCTATAACGGCCTTTTTATTTTCCTCGAACGGATCTTTCTCCTGAAGATACTGAAGCGCCTCCCAATGCCGCTGCAGGTGCTGCAGTTCTACATGGTCCTCCTGGTCGGGCACGCGCTGTTCCGGTGCACCACCATCACCGAGGCCTTCAGGTACATACACCGCATGTTCGACGTGACGGCCATCGGCGCGATCAAGTCCCCGGTGCTGCTGACGAACCTTATCGGCAACAGGGAGCTCTTCGTCTTCTTCGTGTGCGTGGTCATCTGCTTCTTCCCGGAACGGTACCTTGACAAAATCCGCGAGCTGGTCGCGACTCGCCTGAGCGAGCGGAGCGTCACGGGCCTGAAGATCGCCGGCGCCTGCGTCCTGGTGGTGTTTTCCCTGATGGCGATGATAAACAACAGCTTCAGCCCATTTATATATTTCAGGTTCTAA
- a CDS encoding long-chain fatty acid--CoA ligase: MSTLNLKNTTVPVAFREQVAKYGDRACVAYRDAKLGKYIDISWNEMNTRVRQLGCYLISAGVKKGDRVALFSHNRPEWWISDLAILSVGAVNVPIYGTNSAKESRYILSNSGAKICIAGSRDHMEKILEAKKKVPGFKTTIVINNIKAPNSSVITFEDALKKGAAFKNQGEIDKRMKAIKPQDLATIIYTSGTTGDPKGVMLTHDNFVSDARQINNDFSEYINDTHVLLSFLPLSHSLERTAGYYFPLFAGCTVAFAEDFGKVVDNMKEVRPTFIISVPRLYEKIHSVILSRLPEAPKAKQFLFKLAVATAKENLPYVCSDKPLPFFLGLRVKLFDKLVFAKFREGLGMDRMEFAVSGGAPLSISDAEFFIGMKIKILEGFGLTETTPVTNVNPPWKIKPGTVGPALSETKVKISDEGELLIKGPQVMKGYYKNPRATKEVFTRDGWFRTGDLAKIDNEGYVSITGRIKDIIVTAGGKNISPQNIEGSLKASKFIEQVAIIGDRRKYLSALIIPSFENVQKWAKTKGLTFSSNSDMVNSKEVYDLIQGEITREMKSYARVEQIRKFTLLDAEWTQDTGEITPSLKVKRKVVEEKYKNDIEKMYPAGGND, encoded by the coding sequence ATGAGCACGCTGAATCTTAAAAACACTACGGTACCGGTAGCATTCCGGGAACAGGTCGCGAAATACGGCGACCGGGCCTGCGTCGCCTACCGTGACGCAAAGCTCGGCAAGTATATCGACATATCCTGGAACGAGATGAACACGAGGGTACGGCAGCTCGGCTGCTACCTGATATCCGCCGGCGTCAAAAAAGGCGACCGCGTCGCCCTCTTTTCGCACAACAGGCCCGAATGGTGGATATCCGACCTGGCGATCCTGTCCGTGGGAGCGGTCAATGTTCCGATCTACGGAACCAACTCGGCCAAGGAATCCCGCTATATATTGAGCAATTCCGGCGCGAAGATATGCATAGCCGGATCCAGGGACCACATGGAAAAGATACTGGAGGCGAAGAAAAAAGTCCCCGGGTTCAAAACGACCATCGTCATCAATAACATTAAAGCGCCCAACAGCTCCGTCATTACCTTCGAAGACGCGCTGAAAAAAGGGGCCGCCTTCAAGAACCAGGGCGAGATTGACAAGAGAATGAAAGCCATCAAGCCGCAGGACCTTGCGACCATCATATACACCTCGGGCACCACGGGCGATCCAAAGGGGGTCATGCTCACCCACGACAACTTCGTGTCCGACGCGCGCCAGATCAACAACGACTTCAGCGAGTACATCAACGACACCCACGTGCTTCTTTCCTTCCTGCCGCTGTCGCACTCGCTGGAGCGGACGGCCGGGTATTACTTCCCTCTCTTCGCCGGATGCACGGTCGCCTTCGCCGAGGACTTCGGCAAGGTGGTGGACAACATGAAGGAGGTCCGGCCCACCTTCATCATCAGCGTGCCGCGGCTGTACGAAAAGATTCACTCGGTCATTCTTTCCCGCCTCCCCGAGGCGCCGAAGGCCAAGCAGTTCCTCTTCAAGCTGGCGGTGGCCACCGCGAAGGAAAACCTCCCCTACGTGTGCTCCGACAAGCCCCTTCCCTTCTTCCTGGGTCTCAGGGTCAAGCTCTTCGACAAGCTGGTGTTCGCCAAGTTCCGCGAGGGCCTCGGCATGGACCGCATGGAGTTCGCCGTGTCCGGCGGCGCGCCCCTCTCGATATCCGACGCCGAGTTCTTCATCGGCATGAAGATCAAGATCCTGGAAGGGTTCGGCCTCACCGAAACCACGCCGGTGACGAACGTCAATCCGCCCTGGAAGATCAAGCCCGGCACCGTCGGACCGGCCCTTTCCGAGACCAAGGTCAAGATCTCCGACGAGGGCGAGCTCCTCATCAAGGGGCCCCAGGTCATGAAGGGATACTACAAGAACCCCAGGGCGACGAAGGAGGTCTTCACCAGGGACGGATGGTTCAGGACCGGCGATCTGGCGAAGATCGACAATGAAGGCTACGTCTCCATCACCGGCCGCATCAAGGACATCATCGTCACCGCCGGCGGAAAGAACATCTCGCCGCAGAACATCGAGGGGAGCCTCAAGGCCTCGAAGTTCATCGAGCAGGTGGCCATCATCGGCGACCGCCGCAAGTACCTGTCGGCGCTCATCATCCCCTCCTTCGAGAACGTGCAGAAATGGGCCAAGACCAAGGGCCTCACCTTCTCGAGCAATAGCGACATGGTGAACAGCAAGGAGGTCTATGACCTGATCCAGGGCGAGATCACGCGGGAGATGAAGAGCTATGCCCGGGTCGAGCAGATCCGGAAGTTCACCCTCCTCGACGCCGAATGGACCCAGGACACCGGCGAGATCACACCGTCCCTCAAGGTGAAGCGCAAGGTCGTTGAGGAAAAATACAAGAACGATATTGAAAAGATGTATCCCGCCGGGGGAAACGACTGA
- a CDS encoding Crp/Fnr family transcriptional regulator encodes MKKEYEDIIKKRFPFEDGDLNKLLGIITIRNVPAGTILLREGEIASILHLVIKGCLRTYFVKDTGAEVTSQFFIESQVVASFESAVTRTPGNQYIEAIEDSTIAFIPMEELEKLFMNNATAIAGFNRFIMNRLIYYMNQHASFILDSPEQRYLKLLKEFPGLASRLPQQYIASFLGITPVSLSRIRARLKRSGVLLQK; translated from the coding sequence ATGAAAAAAGAATATGAAGACATTATTAAAAAAAGATTCCCTTTTGAAGATGGGGATCTGAATAAATTACTGGGCATCATAACGATACGGAATGTCCCTGCCGGGACGATCCTGCTCCGCGAAGGGGAAATCGCGTCCATACTTCACCTGGTTATCAAGGGCTGTCTCCGCACCTATTTCGTAAAAGACACGGGCGCTGAAGTAACGTCGCAATTCTTCATAGAATCACAGGTGGTGGCTTCCTTCGAGAGCGCGGTTACCCGGACACCCGGCAATCAATACATCGAGGCCATTGAGGATTCCACCATAGCATTCATCCCCATGGAGGAACTTGAAAAACTTTTCATGAACAACGCCACGGCCATAGCCGGCTTCAACAGGTTCATCATGAACAGGCTGATCTACTACATGAACCAGCACGCGTCGTTCATTCTCGATTCCCCGGAACAAAGGTATCTCAAGCTCCTGAAAGAATTCCCCGGGCTGGCATCAAGGCTGCCCCAGCAGTACATCGCCTCATTTCTCGGCATCACCCCCGTCTCGCTGTCCCGGATCCGTGCCAGGCTTAAAAGAAGCGGGGTGTTATTGCAAAAATAG
- a CDS encoding DUF4405 domain-containing protein, which yields MNKSDTIHSAAKKQFYLNLFNLALFLLLAITGLLLQVNYHMHHLPNGREVLGLNRHGWLLLHKLSAVMSLAGITAHCLLHRRYIATTTRRIIARRSLAKVPSSYYTVVLYVLASLTALIPWIFFGQGHGHGGGRRFVEIHDKLTLLLIIVTAAHIISRAGRMWNTAMKMAYRNANSPKLDPLGEQEVE from the coding sequence ATGAACAAATCTGACACGATTCACAGTGCTGCGAAAAAACAGTTCTATCTGAATCTTTTTAACCTGGCACTTTTTTTACTCCTCGCTATCACCGGCCTCCTGCTCCAGGTCAATTACCACATGCACCATCTCCCCAATGGCCGCGAGGTCCTGGGATTAAACAGGCACGGGTGGCTCCTGCTGCACAAGCTGTCGGCCGTCATGTCCCTGGCCGGCATAACCGCCCACTGCCTGCTGCACCGGAGATACATTGCGACAACCACCAGGAGAATAATAGCCCGAAGGTCCCTCGCGAAGGTGCCGTCATCATATTACACGGTTGTTTTATACGTGCTGGCATCTCTCACGGCCCTGATACCGTGGATTTTTTTCGGCCAGGGCCACGGCCATGGTGGCGGGAGGCGCTTCGTGGAGATACACGACAAGCTGACATTGCTGCTGATCATTGTCACCGCCGCGCATATCATATCGAGGGCCGGCCGGATGTGGAACACGGCCATGAAAATGGCATACAGGAATGCGAATTCACCGAAGCTTGATCCTCTCGGAGAACAAGAAGTAGAATGA
- the ubiG gene encoding 3-demethylubiquinone-9 3-O-methyltransferase, producing the protein MKTINNDYDSIAHLWWSEEEGSTATIRYFINPVRFNYFKKILDARFPSGYSGMKALDLGCGGGILSEDLSRIGLRVTGVDPSGESLAVAREHAARGGLSIDYLTSSGEKLPFGDGSFDMVFCCDVLEHVSDLGKVISEISRVIKTGGVFFFDTINRTLISRVAIIYFMQECGLTAFGRGDDHLWSMFIRPGELRELMSRHSMALADLKGIEPRRMGPSILLNLYRASRKKISYRELGKRMDFTETDHLDCSYMGYGTKSGD; encoded by the coding sequence ATGAAAACCATAAATAACGACTACGATTCCATCGCCCATCTCTGGTGGTCAGAGGAGGAGGGATCGACCGCCACCATCAGGTATTTCATCAACCCGGTGCGTTTCAATTATTTCAAAAAGATACTGGATGCCCGATTTCCCTCAGGATATTCCGGGATGAAAGCCCTTGACCTCGGCTGCGGCGGAGGGATTCTCTCAGAGGATCTCTCGCGGATAGGGCTGCGCGTCACCGGCGTGGACCCCTCCGGGGAATCGCTGGCTGTCGCCCGGGAACACGCCGCCCGGGGCGGCCTCTCCATCGATTACCTGACCTCATCCGGGGAAAAGCTCCCCTTTGGGGACGGCTCCTTCGACATGGTGTTCTGCTGCGATGTCCTTGAGCATGTCAGCGATCTCGGTAAAGTCATATCGGAAATATCCCGGGTCATCAAAACCGGGGGCGTCTTCTTTTTCGACACCATCAACCGGACCCTGATAAGCAGGGTCGCCATCATCTACTTCATGCAGGAATGCGGCCTCACGGCCTTCGGCAGGGGCGATGACCACCTCTGGTCCATGTTCATCAGGCCCGGGGAGCTGAGAGAGCTGATGTCGCGTCATTCCATGGCCCTGGCCGATTTGAAAGGGATAGAGCCGCGGCGCATGGGTCCGTCGATTCTCCTGAATTTATACAGGGCCTCTCGAAAGAAGATCTCCTACAGGGAGCTGGGCAAGCGCATGGATTTCACCGAGACCGATCACCTCGACTGCTCCTACATGGGCTACGGGACAAAGTCCGGCGATTGA
- a CDS encoding histidine phosphatase family protein encodes MSSSQIHADTKEQAENNITVTTILAVRHGETEWNRIGKQQGHLDSNLTALGLEQARRTGDQLARLSCDVIYCSALGRAIRTAEIIARRTGLEIARDSGLNERNLGIVQGHTLKEFAAAYPDEYERYISNDPDYIIPGGESVRQRYERTMNAVKNITGRNAGKTLILVMHGGNLDSLFRYVLDIPLQNPRNFSLVNGSINTFSVENDAWKVASWGEVSHLLDIGALDDF; translated from the coding sequence ATGTCATCATCACAGATCCATGCCGACACCAAGGAACAGGCGGAGAACAATATCACCGTGACAACGATACTGGCCGTCAGGCACGGCGAAACTGAATGGAACAGGATCGGCAAGCAGCAGGGCCATCTGGACAGCAATCTCACCGCGCTGGGATTGGAGCAGGCCCGGAGGACCGGGGACCAACTGGCACGGCTTTCCTGTGATGTCATCTACTGCAGCGCCCTGGGCAGAGCCATACGAACGGCTGAGATAATCGCCCGGCGGACCGGCCTGGAAATCGCGCGCGACAGCGGATTGAATGAAAGAAACCTGGGAATAGTACAGGGCCATACGCTTAAGGAATTCGCCGCCGCATACCCGGACGAATATGAGCGCTACATCTCCAACGATCCGGATTATATTATCCCCGGCGGAGAAAGCGTACGACAGCGCTATGAAAGAACCATGAACGCCGTGAAGAATATAACGGGCCGCAACGCCGGCAAGACTTTGATCCTGGTCATGCACGGGGGAAACCTGGACAGCCTCTTCAGATACGTGCTGGACATACCGCTTCAGAACCCGCGAAACTTTTCCCTGGTCAACGGGAGCATCAACACCTTTTCCGTGGAAAACGATGCATGGAAAGTGGCATCCTGGGGAGAGGTGTCCCATCTGCTGGACATAGGGGCGCTGGACGATTTTTAA
- a CDS encoding leucine-rich repeat domain-containing protein, translating to MKHSGTIVNLLFALFILFYEFFFNALYSRVTGGTLQEATREVIYGGRTDPVLGAVIVAAVAAEFIGILLKKRAAAGSLKGGFGFFLWTLHTAVTTIMVMTASKAFGADLDNMGFAAGAALFANIIKELALLGILWYETPSRLSMGQNIAADACILFFYCTGFSTGWNVISLTPGSNLHQHLSNIPILILYTILAMILFLVMYLPLRIGYYLTERIETNRDFYKLSLSIATVTIAAMIPLFRPLDPAALKRYWPAEYEKLNQPKRAAVSEDEIPAGVRGLWPLKQALLDRRIKFVQLQNQNIRSIDPIIGKLTTIQSLNLNDNKINGLPPEFTNLASLASLYLARNGLMEIPPQIFSLKRLMSLDLSGNRIARVPEEIRNLQRLAILDFSNNRLSEFPASILSLTGLYSLDLSGNGIASIPAGISRLENCAKLDISHNRLTRFPAEVLKMKKLKELDITGNPILDVPSGLPFTVKK from the coding sequence ATGAAACATTCCGGTACCATAGTCAATCTTCTCTTCGCTCTTTTCATACTTTTCTACGAGTTCTTCTTTAACGCCCTCTACTCGCGGGTCACGGGCGGGACATTGCAGGAAGCCACCCGTGAAGTGATTTACGGCGGGAGGACGGATCCGGTCCTGGGCGCGGTCATTGTGGCGGCCGTCGCGGCGGAGTTCATCGGCATCCTGCTGAAGAAGCGGGCCGCCGCCGGGTCCTTAAAGGGGGGGTTCGGATTTTTCCTCTGGACCCTCCATACCGCGGTGACGACCATCATGGTGATGACCGCCTCCAAGGCCTTCGGGGCGGACCTTGACAACATGGGCTTCGCCGCCGGGGCCGCCCTCTTCGCCAACATCATCAAGGAGCTGGCCCTCCTGGGAATCCTCTGGTACGAAACGCCGTCGCGCCTTTCCATGGGGCAGAACATCGCCGCCGACGCATGCATCCTCTTTTTCTACTGCACCGGTTTTTCCACGGGATGGAACGTGATCAGCTTAACGCCGGGAAGCAACCTCCACCAGCACCTGTCGAATATCCCGATCCTCATCCTGTACACCATCCTGGCAATGATCTTATTTTTAGTAATGTACCTTCCGCTCCGCATCGGTTATTACTTGACGGAGAGGATTGAGACCAACCGCGACTTTTACAAGTTATCCCTCTCCATAGCAACGGTCACCATCGCCGCCATGATCCCCCTGTTCCGGCCCCTCGATCCCGCGGCCCTGAAGCGCTACTGGCCTGCGGAATACGAGAAGCTGAATCAGCCGAAGCGCGCCGCCGTCTCAGAGGACGAGATACCAGCCGGGGTCCGCGGCCTGTGGCCGCTGAAACAGGCCCTTCTCGACCGGCGGATCAAGTTCGTGCAGCTGCAGAACCAGAACATCAGGTCCATTGATCCGATAATCGGGAAGCTCACGACCATTCAATCGCTGAACCTCAATGACAATAAAATCAACGGCCTTCCCCCGGAATTCACGAATCTCGCAAGCCTGGCGTCTCTATACCTGGCCCGCAACGGTCTGATGGAAATACCGCCCCAGATCTTTTCCCTGAAAAGGCTCATGAGCCTTGACCTCTCGGGCAACAGGATAGCAAGGGTCCCCGAAGAAATCAGGAACCTCCAGCGCCTTGCCATCCTTGACTTCTCCAATAATCGCTTATCGGAATTTCCCGCATCCATCCTTTCTCTGACAGGCCTCTACTCGCTCGACCTGTCAGGTAACGGAATTGCATCCATCCCGGCCGGCATATCCCGACTCGAGAACTGCGCGAAGCTCGATATATCCCACAATCGCCTTACGCGATTCCCGGCCGAGGTGCTGAAGATGAAAAAGCTGAAGGAGCTCGATATCACCGGGAACCCCATTCTTGACGTGCCGTCAGGCCTGCCCTTCACCGTGAAGAAATAA